A section of the Nitrospirota bacterium genome encodes:
- a CDS encoding response regulator — protein sequence MSKHILIVDDEPAFRFSAGIALRQAGYITSEAQNGREALSMICIKESCVAPFDAVLLDIQMPKMTGLELIDEVKAHGIDMPPVIVISGYADEPIVSDLEKKGYSALLHKPFEPTEMVKMIHKVLHD from the coding sequence ATGTCAAAACACATTTTGATTGTAGACGATGAGCCGGCTTTTCGATTTTCTGCCGGCATAGCATTGCGTCAGGCCGGGTATATTACCAGTGAAGCTCAGAACGGGCGTGAAGCACTCTCGATGATCTGTATCAAAGAGAGTTGTGTTGCTCCCTTCGATGCCGTTCTGCTCGATATCCAGATGCCGAAAATGACCGGGTTGGAACTGATTGACGAGGTGAAGGCCCATGGAATCGATATGCCACCGGTTATTGTCATATCAGGATATGCCGATGAGCCGATCGTCTCTGATCTTGAGAAGAAGGGATACAGCGCGCTGCTGCATAAGCCGTTTGAGCCGACAGA